Proteins co-encoded in one Medicago truncatula cultivar Jemalong A17 chromosome 8, MtrunA17r5.0-ANR, whole genome shotgun sequence genomic window:
- the LOC25502696 gene encoding uncharacterized protein: MGTKNLVMLKTHIKLCFPNDFVYENLIWALASTWIFLCNYVVHSMGLILTYIFRYQKKNEQVVPFDLVEQNMRDQFEDYEIDEFTEEVANLIFPSYEDFHIESEEREEETEYSVLVESDCDNQQDDEKGKGEKDCSVFNEDGDNSEEETKGSFFIHSFTHDVKKVDEYETECSVFIKGDSYLDQDGRKSLKTIHEEEEEYEEEELKDSVFMEEEFEKKDFGDLEEEPMILSFSFLRNDALSSVENIKGSLVDENEAECSVFIKGDSDFHLDGRKSVENVEEEEETKGFNSTTSKCSLVQYKDISVFDEEPMFLSFSFLRNVTYDNELSSIGNIEKKELLEHNLEEFHVFQEDDESEFVKENRKLTSNSNDDSLTCKIIGSKNSCEEFECESLEELQDLKETHFSCDREEDSASFVEREYEKEETMYEEELDEMDYEEDEDDEDEFEWENDEVMEQIKLELKNARQGGLATILEEEEEEREYSSKVVEEKIKPLSIEEKMEYKDHIVEIQKVYNCYAQKIKKLDVLNFQAMHAIGLLQLKDPPKLFLMQKSTVQQVKPLVIPQNLWPRKAQKNKIDPMLKLVNELHRDLEIVYVGQICLSWEILCWQHEKIKELKKYDSPRPRRYNLIAGEFQLFQVLMQRFLEDEPFRQDHRVQNYVKNRCVIRNLLQVPIIKDDSTKDKKKIKWGEEDGIASERLEQIIKKSMQVFWKFVRADKDDDNVFHKVFHHHKENEVKDTEISELLRDIQIQLNKKERKLKERLRSGNCIVRKFQKHNEDQIQLDHEQFLAQVGLRLISKVINMKKLTKDHLIWCNEKLNQINFVDKKIQVEYSFLLFPC, translated from the exons ATGGGTACCAAAAACCTTGTTATGCTGAAAACTCACATTAAATTATGTTTTCCTAATGATTTTGtctatgaaaatttgatttggGCATTGGCTTCTACATGGATTTTCTTATGCAACTATGTGGTTCATTCCATGGGGTTGATTCTCACATACATATTCAG atatcaaaagaaaaatgagcaAGTTGTTCCATTTGATTTAGTTGAACAAAATATGAGGGATCAATTTGAAGATTATGAGATTGATGAGTTCACTGAAGAGGTAGCTAATTTGATATTTCCAAGCTATGAAGATTTTCATATAGAAAGTGAAGAAAGAGAGGAAGAAACAGAGTACTCTGTTTTGGTGgagagtgattgtgataatcaACAAGATGATGAGAAAGGAAAGGGTGAAAAAGATTGCAGTGTTTTTAATGAAGATGGTGATAATagtgaagaagaaacaaaaggGTCATTTTTTATACATAGTTTCACTCATGATGTTAAGAAAGTAGATGAATATGAAACAGAGTGCTCTGTTTTTATAAAGGGTGATTCCTATCTTGATCAAGATGGTAGAAAGAGTTTGAAAACAattcatgaagaagaagaagaatatgaagaagaagaattaaaAGATTCAGTTTTCATGGAAgaagaatttgaaaaaaaagattttggtgATTTGGAAGAAGAACCTATGATCTTAAGCTTTTCTTTCCTAAGAAATGATGCACTTTCTAGCGTTGAAAATATAAAGGGTTCTTTGGTAGATGAAAATGAAGCAGAGTGCTCTGTTTTTATAAAGGGTGATTCCGATTTTCATCTCGATGGTAGAAAGAGTGTAGAaaatgttgaagaagaagaagaaacaaaaggGTTTAATTCTACAACAAGTAAGTGTTCATTAGTTCAATACAAAGATATTAGTGTTTTTGATGAAGAACCTATGTTCTTAAGCTTTAGTTTCCTAAGAAATGTTACTTATGATAATGAATTATCAAGCATTGGAAATATTGAGAAGAAGGAACTATTAGAGCATAATTTAGAGGAGTTTCATGTTTTtcaagaagatgatgaaagtgaatttgttaaagaaaatagaaaacttACTTCAAACTCCAATGATGATTCTTTGACATGTAAGATTATAGGTTCTAAAAATTCTTGTGAAGAATTTGAGTGTGAAAGTCTTGAGGAACTTCAAGATTTAAAGGAAACTCACTTTTCATGTGATAGAGAAGAAGACTCGGCTAGTTTTGTTGAGCGCGAATACGAAAAGGAAGAAACAATGTATGAAGAAGAGTTGGATGAAATGGATtatgaggaagatgaagatgatgaggaTGAATTTGAGTGGGAGAATGATGAGGTAATGGAACAAATCAAATTGGAACTGAAAAATGCAAGACAAGGAGGACTTGCAACAATtttggaagaggaagaagaagaaagagagtaCTCTTCAAAAGTAGTTGAAGAGAAAATAAAGCCATTGAGTATTGAAGAGAAGATGGAATACAAAGATCACATTGTTGAAATTCAAAAGGTTTACAATTGCTATgcacaaaaaataaagaaactcgATGTCTTGAATTTTCAGGCCATGCATGCAATAG GTCTTCTTCAACTAAAGGACCctccaaaattatttttaatgcaaaaatCAACCGTCCAACAAGTCAAGCCTCTAGTAATCCCTCAGAATTTGTGGCCACGCAAAGCtcaaaagaacaaaattgaCCCAATGTTGAAGCTTGTTAATGAATTGCATAGGGATTTGGAAATTGTTTATGTTGGCCAAATTTGTCTCTCTTGGGAAATCTTATGTTGGCAACATGAGAAAATCAAAGAGTTGAAAAAATATGATTCTCCTCGTCCTCGTAGGTATAACTTAATTGCTGGTGAATTTCAACTTTTTCAAGTCCTTATGCAACGGTTCTTAGAGGATGAGCCATTTCGACAAGACCATAGGGTTCAAAATTATGTCAAGAATCGGTGTGTCATTCGCAACTTGCTTCAAGTTCCAATCATAAAAG ATGATAGtacaaaagataagaaaaaaattaagtgggGTGAAGAGGATGGAATTGCTAGTGAAAGGTTAGaacaaataattaagaaatCCATGCAAGTGTTTTGGAAGTTTGTGAGAGCAGATAAAGATGATGACAATGTGTTCCATAAAGTATTTCATCATCACAAAGAGAATGAGGTCAAGGACACAGAAATTTCAGAACTTCTACGGGATATCCAAATCCAATTAAATaag AAGGAGAGAAAACTCAAGGAAAGATTAAGAAGTGGAAATTGCATAGTAAGGAAGTTCCAAAAACACAATGAGGATCAAATTCAACTGGATCATGAGCAGTTTCTAGCACAAGTAGGATTGAGGTTGATTTCAAAGGTGATAAACATGAAAAAGTTGACAAAAGATCACCTAATATGGTGTAATGAAAAGTTAAACCAAATCAATTTTGTTGACAAGAAGATTCAAGTGGAGTATTCATTTTTGCTTTTTCCTTGTTGA